One Malania oleifera isolate guangnan ecotype guangnan chromosome 10, ASM2987363v1, whole genome shotgun sequence genomic region harbors:
- the LOC131166539 gene encoding cytochrome P450 714C2-like, with the protein MELLVQFVRKVMPTVCLLGFLILLVRLFGVLVLNPYRLRWKLRKQGINGPPSSFLLGNVYEILNNNNNKSTPLISAGKHQAELIINHSYSSLLFPCFEQWRQQYGSVFMFSLGNIQLVYMGDPGIVKEMCTCISLGFGKPSYQHKERGPLLGQGILTSNGTSWARHRKIIAPQLYLDKVKGMTKLMVEASVVVLNSWQEKVEVSEGGVADITVDDYIRSFAGDAISRACFGSSYVEAQQIFMKLGALERAMLHRTIPTGVPLLFLNYLKNYKSNREMGRLGKEVRALILKAARERKTRRAPDKATETEPDLLRMMVEAGGEEENMLDNCLNMYLAGYESTALSAAWTLMLLASNPHWQDRVRSEVFHACGGRLPDADDLRRMKLLTMVIQESLRLYPPAPIVSREALQDLKFGHILIPKGVAVWIPLVTLHQDPDIWGPDAALFRPERFAQGATQACKLPQVYMPFGMGPRNCLGQHFAMAELKVILSRILSTFSFTLSPDYVHSPVLKLSIKPQHGVRLRLKKLSD; encoded by the exons ATGGAGCTGTTGGTGCAATTTGTGAGGAAGGTGATGCCCACAGTGTGTCTGCTTGGCTTTCTCATTCTGTTGGTTCGCCTGTTTGGTGTTCTGGTCTTGAACCCATATAGGCTTCGATGGAAACTTCGAAAGCAAGGCATCAATGGTCCTCCCTCTTCTTTTCTACTTGGAAACGTTTATGAAATAttgaacaacaacaacaacaaatccACACCATTAATCTCAGCTGGAAAGCATCAAGCAGAACTCATCATAAACCACAGCTACTCCTCCCTTCTCTTCCCTTGCTTCGAGCAATGGCGACAGCAATATG GGTCAGTGTTCATGTTTTCATTGGGGAACATACAGCTGGTGTACATGGGTGATCCTGGCATTGTGAAGGAAATGTGCACTTGTATATCATTGGGGTTTGGGAAGCCATCCTACCAGCACAAAGAGCGAGGCCCTCTTCTTGGCCAAGGCATTCTCACTTCCAACGGCACTTCTTGGGCTCGTCACAGGAAGATCATTGCTCCTCAGTTATACCTTGACAAGGTCAAG GGAATGACGAAGTTGATGGTGGAAGCGTCAGTTGTGGTCCTCAATTCATGGCAAGAGAAGGTGGAGGTAAGCGAGGGCGGAGTTGCAGACATCACAGTGGACGATTATATCAGAAGCTTCGCCGGCGACGCAATCTCGAGAGCCTGTTTCGGGAGCAGCTATGTTGAAGCGCAGCAGATATTCATGAAGCTGGGAGCTCTGGAGAGAGCCATGTTGCATAGAACCATCCCCACGGGGGTTCCGCTCCTCTTCCTCAACTACCTCAAGAACTACAAGAGTAACAGGGAAATGGGGAGGCTGGGGAAGGAGGTGCGCGCGTTGATTTTGAAGGCGGCGAGGGAGCGGAAGACGAGGAGAGCACCGGACAAGGCGACGGAGACGGAGCCGGACCTGCTGCGGATGATGGTGGAGGCTGGCGGAGAAGAGGAGAATATGTTGGACAACTGCTTGAACATGTACCTGGCTGGCTACGAGAGTACGGCGCTCTCAGCGGCATGGACTTTGATGCTGCTTGCTTCTAATCCCCACTGGCAGGACCGAGTTCGCTCCGAGGTGTTTCATGCCTGTGGCGGCAGATTGCCCGACGCCGATGACCTCCGCCGCATGAAACTG CTGACGATGGTGATACAGGAGTCACTGCGGCTGTACCCTCCCGCCCCAATTGTGTCGAGGGAAGCATTGCAAGACCTGAAATTTGGTCACATTCTGATACCCAAAGGCGTCGCCGTGTGGATCCCACTCGTCACCCTCCACCAAGACCCTGACATTTGGGGTCCCGACGCCGCACTGTTTCGCCCCGAGAGGTTCGCCCAGGGAGCCACCCAAGCATGCAAGCTTCCTCAAGTTTACATGCCCTTCGGAATGGGCCCCCGCAACTGCCTCGGCCAACATTTCGCCATGGCTGAACTTAAAGTCATTCTCTCTCGCATCCTCTCTACCTTCTCCTTCACTCTCTCCCCCGACTACGTCCACTCCCCTGTGCTCAAGCTCAGCATCAAGCCCCAGCATGGCGTCCGTCTCCGTCTCAAGAAGCTCTCTGATTGA
- the LOC131165606 gene encoding uncharacterized protein LOC131165606 has product MLGVLCARPKPWIVAALSFVHGGAAHQRLAGIQLLRFLGSGEDRSPRRHHSSACRLGDGGGGAASIWHAILPAGGDGRRSDLRAAGCRERKGEGSWNVAWDARPARWLHRPDSAWLLFGVCACLAPLDCADVNPEGVAVDERTNGSVAKELVSDSNDKNSANYKVTGVLADGRCLFRALAHGACLRSGEKAPDDNRQRELADELRAKVVDELLKRREETEWFIEGDFDAYVERIQQPYVWGGEPELLMASHVLRTPISVSMIDRSSGDLIKIANYGEEYKKDEESPIDVLFHGYGHYDLLETWPDQSCQREKMSKFDMCTE; this is encoded by the exons ATGCTCGGGGTACTTTGCGCACGCCCCAAGCCTTGGATCGTCGCCGCGCTGTCTTTTGTGCACGGCGGCGCCGCCCACCAGCGCCTCGCGGGGATTCAGCTGCTCCGGTTTCTCGGTTCCGGGGAGGACCGGTCGCCGCGGCGCCACCACTCCAGCGCTTGCCGCCTCGGAGACGGCGGAGGAGGCGCTGCGTCGATATGGCACGCGATCTTGCCTGCTGGAGGCGATGGTCGGAGGAGCGATCTGCGGGCGGCCGGATGTCGTGAACGGAAGGGGGAGGGGTCGTGGAACGTCGCCTGGGACGCACGCCCCGCCAGGTGGCTGCATCGGCCAGACTCGGCGTGGCTGCTCTTCGGCGTCTGTGCGTGTCTCGCGCCGTTGGACTGCGCCGACGTGAATCCCGAGGGAGTCGCCGTCGACGAGAGGACGAACGGTTCGGTTGCGAAGGAATTAGTCTCTGATTCGAACGATAAGAACTCCGCCAATTATAAGGTGACAG GGGTGCTGGCGGATGGTCGATGCCTATTTAGAGCCTTAGCACATGGGGCATGCTTGagaagtggggaaaaagctccagATGATAATCGTCAAAGAGAACTCGCTGATGAATTAAGAGCTAAA GTTGTGGATGAGCTCTTAAAGAGGCGGGAAGAAACTGAATG GTTCATTGAAGGAGATTTTGATGCATATGTAGAGAGAATTCAACAACCTTATGTATGGGGTGGAGAACCCGAGTTGCTTATGGCTTCTCATGTTTTAAG GACACCAATTTCTGTCTCCATGATCGATAGAAGCTCAGGTGATCTAATAAAGATAGCAAACTATGGTGAAGAGTATAAGAAGGATGAAGAGAGTCCCATTGATGTGCTGTTTCATGGGTATGGCCATTATGACTTACTGGAGACTTGGCCGGACCAAAGTTGCCAGCGAGAAAAGATGTCAAAGTTCGATATGTGTACAGAATGA